The following coding sequences lie in one Bacteroidales bacterium genomic window:
- a CDS encoding pyridoxamine 5'-phosphate oxidase family protein, whose translation MRMEAPDKHIVRFIKKHHIFTLATAENNLPYCATCFYVYAEQNNTFIFTSEYDTTHIRHAVQHPSVAGTIALETKIIGKIRGIQFTGTIKELREEELIAGNKLYLKKFPYAKPFLKNTPFWSIDVNFIKLTDNRLGFANKLIWSKKKL comes from the coding sequence ATGAGGATGGAAGCCCCTGACAAACATATTGTTCGATTCATAAAAAAACATCACATTTTCACACTGGCAACAGCTGAAAACAACCTGCCCTATTGCGCAACGTGCTTTTATGTATATGCCGAGCAAAATAATACATTTATTTTCACATCAGAATATGACACAACGCATATTCGGCATGCTGTTCAGCATCCGTCTGTGGCCGGAACCATTGCTCTTGAAACAAAAATCATTGGAAAAATAAGAGGCATACAATTTACAGGCACAATAAAAGAACTTCGCGAAGAAGAATTAATAGCCGGAAATAAATTATATCTGAAAAAATTTCCCTACGCAAAACCTTTCCTAAAAAATACTCCTTTTTGGAGTATTGATGTCAATTTCATTAAATTAACAGACAACCGGCTTGGGTTTGCAAATAAACTTATTTGGAGCAAGAAAAAACTGTAA
- a CDS encoding adenosylcobalamin-dependent ribonucleoside-diphosphate reductase has translation MEKNYQLFPDGQENKEIQNKEAENNSLYGDLTKQRNKPEIPGDLFVIENEEKEKQKVYKIEDALQQTIEYFKGDTLAADVWINKYALKNSEGELLECTPDDMHRRIASEIARIEKKYPNPVSEDIIFELLRDFRYIIPQGSPMAGIGNKYQISSLSNCFVIGNDTPADSYGGIMKVDQEQVQLMKRRGGVGHDLSHIRPQGSKVLNSALTSTGIVPFMERYSNSTREVAQDGRRGALMLSISIKHPDVEDFIDAKLEQGKVTGANVSVKIDDDFMHAVTSNNLYKQQYPIKSTNPKLSKEIEARKLWDKIIRNAWKSAEPGVLFWDTIIRESVPDCYNDLGFTTVSTNPCGEIPLCPYDSCRLLAINLYSYVENPFTDEAYFNSDLFNKHVFYAQRIMDDIIDLETEKIDAILAKINADPEDEETKRIESILWKKIKAKTMQGRRTGIGITAEGDMLAALGCRYGSEEAIQFSVEVHKQLAIVAYRSSVFLAQERGAFPVYNKEKEKNNPFIQRIKEAAPMVYDEMEKHGRRNIALLTIAPTGTVSICTQTTSGIEPAYKVNYKRRRKVNPNDKNANINFVDQNNDSWEEYNVFHPKFLKWLKIKGYDVEQIKTYSDEELAPIIKKSPYYKATANDIDWIAKVKMQGAIQKWVDHSISVTVNVPKETTEEMVSKIYLTAWESGCKGVTIYRDGSRSGVLVSEGEKKEDACEFKETRAPQRPKRLDADIVYFQNAKEKWIAVVGHINNKPYEIFTGKAEDFYLPPYVEKGWVLKSKDDVDNTRYDFQYEDKQGYKTTVEGLSRSFDTEYWNYAKLISGILRHGMPLIYVVDLISNLRLDSDSINTWKNGVVRTLKKFIPNGTEAPGEKCSKCGQTTLIYTEGCLKCTSCGDAKCG, from the coding sequence ATGGAAAAAAATTATCAGTTATTCCCGGACGGGCAGGAGAATAAAGAAATTCAGAATAAGGAAGCGGAGAACAACTCGTTGTATGGCGATTTAACCAAGCAACGTAATAAACCGGAAATACCTGGTGATTTATTCGTAATTGAAAACGAAGAAAAAGAAAAACAAAAAGTATATAAAATTGAGGATGCACTTCAACAAACCATTGAATATTTCAAGGGAGACACACTTGCCGCTGATGTGTGGATAAATAAATATGCCCTGAAAAACAGCGAAGGTGAATTGCTTGAATGCACTCCTGATGATATGCACCGCCGTATTGCAAGCGAAATAGCTCGTATAGAAAAAAAATACCCTAATCCTGTTTCCGAAGATATAATATTTGAATTACTCCGTGATTTCAGATACATTATCCCACAAGGAAGCCCCATGGCAGGTATTGGAAACAAATATCAGATTTCGTCTTTGTCAAATTGTTTTGTTATCGGTAATGATACTCCTGCCGACTCATACGGGGGGATTATGAAAGTGGATCAGGAACAGGTACAACTTATGAAAAGACGCGGCGGCGTTGGCCACGACCTTTCACACATCCGTCCACAGGGAAGCAAGGTGCTTAACAGTGCGCTTACCTCAACAGGCATCGTACCTTTTATGGAACGTTATTCCAACTCCACCCGCGAAGTGGCACAGGATGGCCGCAGAGGTGCTCTGATGCTCAGCATATCTATTAAACACCCTGATGTTGAAGATTTTATTGATGCCAAACTAGAACAGGGGAAAGTAACAGGAGCCAATGTTTCGGTAAAAATTGATGATGATTTCATGCATGCTGTTACTAGTAACAACTTATATAAACAACAATACCCTATTAAATCAACAAATCCAAAACTCAGCAAAGAAATTGAGGCTAGGAAACTTTGGGATAAAATTATTCGTAATGCATGGAAATCAGCTGAACCCGGCGTATTATTCTGGGATACCATTATTCGTGAATCTGTTCCTGATTGTTATAATGATTTAGGATTTACTACGGTATCAACAAATCCTTGCGGAGAAATTCCTTTGTGTCCTTACGACAGCTGCCGCCTACTTGCTATTAATTTATATAGCTATGTTGAAAACCCTTTTACGGATGAGGCATATTTTAATTCTGATCTTTTCAACAAACATGTTTTTTATGCCCAGCGCATAATGGACGATATAATAGACCTTGAAACTGAAAAAATTGATGCCATTCTTGCTAAAATTAATGCCGACCCCGAAGACGAAGAAACAAAGCGTATAGAAAGCATTCTCTGGAAAAAAATAAAAGCTAAAACCATGCAGGGCCGCCGCACAGGAATAGGAATTACTGCAGAAGGAGACATGCTTGCTGCTCTGGGTTGCCGCTATGGCTCGGAAGAAGCAATTCAGTTTTCGGTTGAAGTTCATAAACAACTGGCTATTGTTGCCTATCGTTCTTCCGTATTTTTAGCCCAGGAACGCGGGGCTTTCCCAGTATACAATAAAGAAAAAGAAAAGAACAATCCATTTATCCAACGTATCAAAGAAGCGGCTCCGATGGTATATGACGAAATGGAAAAACACGGAAGAAGAAATATTGCCTTGCTTACCATCGCCCCAACAGGAACTGTTAGTATTTGTACACAGACCACTTCAGGGATAGAACCTGCTTATAAAGTAAACTACAAACGCAGAAGGAAAGTCAATCCCAACGATAAAAATGCAAACATAAATTTCGTTGACCAGAATAACGACTCATGGGAAGAGTATAATGTTTTCCACCCGAAATTTCTGAAATGGCTGAAAATAAAAGGTTATGATGTAGAACAGATAAAAACATATTCTGATGAAGAACTTGCACCAATTATAAAAAAATCACCCTATTATAAAGCTACTGCTAACGATATTGACTGGATTGCCAAGGTGAAAATGCAAGGGGCCATACAAAAATGGGTTGACCATTCTATCAGCGTAACTGTCAATGTGCCTAAAGAAACCACAGAAGAAATGGTCAGCAAAATTTACCTGACAGCTTGGGAATCCGGATGTAAAGGTGTAACTATATACCGTGACGGCTCACGCTCAGGAGTTTTGGTTTCCGAAGGAGAGAAAAAAGAAGATGCCTGTGAATTTAAAGAAACGCGGGCTCCCCAGCGTCCCAAACGCCTTGATGCCGATATCGTTTATTTTCAGAATGCCAAAGAAAAATGGATTGCAGTAGTCGGACATATAAATAATAAACCTTACGAAATTTTTACCGGTAAGGCCGAAGATTTTTACCTGCCACCTTATGTTGAAAAAGGCTGGGTGCTTAAAAGCAAAGATGATGTTGACAATACAAGGTATGATTTTCAGTACGAAGATAAACAGGGATATAAAACCACAGTAGAAGGGCTGTCACGTTCTTTCGACACAGAATACTGGAACTACGCAAAACTGATTTCAGGCATCTTAAGGCACGGTATGCCATTGATTTATGTTGTTGACCTTATCTCAAACCTTCGCCTCGACAGCGATTCAATCAACACATGGAAAAACGGCGTTGTGAGGACTCTGAAAAAGTTTATTCCAAACGGGACAGAAGCTCCGGGAGAAAAATGTTCAAAATGTGGGCAAACCACACTGATATATACTGAAGGTTGCTTAAAATGTACTTCCTGCGGTGATGCCAAGTGCGGATAA
- a CDS encoding DUF3108 domain-containing protein, translating into MKTKIVLSVMAVFIASLSFAQLRVETNNAFERGEYLNYKAYYHSVLTGEVVAGNCSFEVKKEDKKINNRSTYHIEVIGKTKGVFNWFFKVIDRYETYIDEIALVPWLFMRRVNEGGYIINQDITFNQLKNVAHFVDNKTTRTADVPTPDNIHDLLSAIYYCRTMDVQKMGANEDFKVKFMLDDTVYSTKVIYLGKETLVTSIGKIRCIKLKPQVLTGTVFKDPYPVTLWVSDDANKLPILGESEILVGKVKMELIDYRNLKNPFTARVK; encoded by the coding sequence ATGAAGACAAAAATTGTTTTATCGGTAATGGCAGTTTTTATTGCTTCTTTAAGTTTTGCCCAGCTACGTGTAGAAACCAACAATGCGTTTGAGCGGGGCGAGTATCTTAACTATAAAGCATATTATCATTCGGTGCTGACCGGCGAAGTTGTCGCAGGAAACTGCTCTTTCGAGGTGAAAAAAGAAGATAAAAAAATCAATAACAGAAGCACTTACCACATTGAGGTTATTGGCAAGACCAAGGGCGTGTTCAATTGGTTTTTCAAGGTTATTGACCGCTATGAAACATACATTGATGAAATAGCGCTAGTACCTTGGCTTTTTATGCGCCGTGTTAATGAGGGGGGGTATATAATAAATCAGGACATCACATTCAATCAACTGAAAAATGTTGCACATTTTGTTGACAATAAAACCACAAGAACTGCCGATGTGCCAACCCCGGATAACATTCATGACCTGCTTTCTGCTATATATTATTGTCGTACTATGGATGTTCAGAAAATGGGAGCCAATGAAGATTTCAAGGTTAAATTTATGCTTGACGATACCGTATATTCTACAAAAGTTATTTATCTGGGAAAAGAAACACTGGTTACCAGTATCGGCAAGATACGCTGCATAAAACTTAAACCTCAGGTACTGACCGGTACGGTTTTCAAAGACCCATACCCTGTTACTTTATGGGTGAGCGATGATGCAAATAAACTTCCCATTCTTGGAGAATCTGAAATTCTGGTGGGAAAGGTAAAAATGGAGCTGATTGATTACAGAAACCTGAAAAACCCTTTTACCGCAAGGGTAAAATAA
- a CDS encoding ABC transporter ATP-binding protein/permease codes for MKKLGKILRFVRPYWRPAALTVFFNILSVIFSVVSFVLFIPMLNILFKQVEPVYDAPPLSLDADSIKLNFYHWVSNVIQENGAFTALVYICIAIIILFFLKNLFRYLAMYFLAPVRNGVVQDIRNALYGQILILPLAYYTEQRKGDIISRMTNDVQEVQWTIMTSLEMIFREPIAIVTYLVSMSLISPHLTLFVLVLFPVSGFIIAKIGSSLRRTSEKGQARMGDLLSNIEETLGGLRIIKAFNAIDNIFFRFKKLNKDYTRLMVRLFRKRDLASPLSEFMAIIVVGAVLLYGGTLILSSESSTLSASVFITYLVMFSQLINPVKSFTDAYSNIQKGAASVERIEQVLIAEEVITEKPDALAIKNFNKSIIYNNVCFTYEKEEVLHNINLVIEKGKTLAIVGHSGSGKSTMADLLPRFYDCTSGEIIMDGVNVKDYVISDLRQLMGIVTQETILFNDTVFNNIAFGLDDVTEENVIQAAQIANAHDFIMEMDKGYQTNIGDRGIKLSGGQKQRLSIARAVLRNPPVMILDEATSSLDTESERLVQDALYKLMQNRTSLVIAHRLSTVKYADEIIVLQRGNIIERGTHAELTELKGAYFKLCEMQAFT; via the coding sequence ATGAAAAAGCTCGGGAAGATACTTCGGTTTGTAAGGCCTTACTGGCGCCCAGCTGCATTAACTGTGTTTTTCAACATTCTTTCCGTTATTTTTTCTGTTGTTTCTTTTGTGCTGTTCATCCCCATGCTTAACATTCTTTTTAAGCAGGTTGAACCCGTATATGATGCACCACCATTGTCGCTGGATGCAGACTCCATTAAATTGAATTTTTACCATTGGGTAAGCAATGTTATTCAGGAAAACGGAGCATTCACCGCGCTTGTTTATATATGTATTGCTATTATTATATTATTTTTCCTTAAAAATTTGTTTCGTTACCTTGCCATGTATTTTCTCGCACCCGTACGCAACGGGGTTGTTCAGGATATTCGCAATGCCTTGTACGGACAAATACTTATTCTGCCCCTGGCTTATTATACCGAACAACGCAAGGGCGACATTATCTCGCGCATGACGAATGACGTGCAGGAAGTACAATGGACGATTATGACTTCTCTTGAGATGATTTTCAGAGAACCCATTGCTATTGTTACATACCTTGTTTCAATGTCGCTGATAAGCCCTCACCTGACATTGTTCGTGCTGGTTCTTTTTCCTGTCAGCGGTTTTATCATTGCAAAGATTGGAAGCAGTCTGCGCAGAACCTCCGAAAAAGGGCAGGCAAGAATGGGCGACCTGCTTTCAAACATTGAAGAAACTTTAGGCGGACTCAGAATTATTAAGGCATTTAACGCCATAGACAACATTTTCTTCAGATTTAAAAAACTTAACAAGGACTACACAAGGCTGATGGTAAGGCTTTTCCGCAAACGCGACCTCGCCTCCCCGCTGAGTGAATTCATGGCAATAATTGTTGTAGGAGCCGTTTTACTATACGGAGGTACACTGATACTTTCATCCGAATCCTCAACCCTTAGCGCGTCAGTATTTATTACTTATCTTGTGATGTTTTCGCAACTTATCAATCCGGTTAAATCATTTACGGATGCATATTCAAATATACAGAAAGGCGCTGCTTCGGTAGAGCGTATCGAGCAAGTGCTTATTGCCGAAGAAGTAATTACTGAAAAACCCGATGCTCTCGCCATTAAAAATTTTAATAAAAGCATCATATATAATAATGTTTGCTTTACTTATGAAAAAGAGGAAGTGCTTCATAACATTAATCTGGTAATAGAAAAGGGGAAAACGCTTGCTATCGTCGGACACTCGGGTTCCGGAAAATCAACGATGGCAGACCTGCTGCCACGATTTTACGACTGCACTTCGGGAGAGATTATTATGGATGGTGTTAATGTTAAAGACTATGTAATATCTGATTTGCGACAGCTTATGGGAATTGTAACACAGGAAACAATCCTTTTTAACGACACGGTTTTTAATAATATTGCATTCGGGCTTGACGATGTTACTGAAGAAAACGTGATTCAAGCCGCACAGATTGCCAACGCTCATGATTTTATTATGGAGATGGATAAAGGCTATCAGACAAATATCGGCGATCGCGGCATAAAACTTTCAGGCGGGCAAAAACAACGCTTAAGCATAGCCCGCGCAGTGCTAAGAAATCCTCCCGTTATGATACTTGATGAAGCCACATCCTCGCTGGATACCGAGTCAGAAAGGCTGGTGCAGGATGCCTTATACAAGCTGATGCAAAACCGAACATCACTGGTGATTGCCCATCGTCTTTCCACCGTAAAATATGCCGATGAAATTATAGTTTTACAACGCGGCAATATCATTGAAAGAGGCACTCATGCCGAACTTACTGAACTCAAAGGCGCCTATTTTAAATTATGCGAAATGCAAGCCTTTACATGA
- a CDS encoding T9SS type A sorting domain-containing protein, with translation MKKVSILFLFVFCGMISYAQNNLSGLSNIAFSEIKSTLPDSPKTALDFTDTLIYPMFKATDFSFFLVADNPSYCISVGQYFDCPQAVTVKGAVFYGVAYMVPTVNVTVELFLAGPDSLPTGTALASKTMSVDSVQAHVHRLAMFDTPQAVTQPYVVTVTCPSITFPFIIGASDPAANDGQGEWLAVIKQSGVWKKSKQFSGGAKDFDFYIAPVVEYDIADVTFSMDSTCITDDGEIIDFNLINSGIFQERMYNYNAAVDSAIYQFAWNFGDTADTIFGMDTSHQYAVASPYVVRLGYYYRGWYNFVAPAIVQKNLPTCLTPDVSDTLLYPAFKTTSYNYFEVTYDSSKCISVGQYYNCPQTLDVMGVVFYGLSYPDSIIDVTVELYLAGPDSLPLGPALVSQTFEVDSFQAHVHRVLMFSTPQTVDQPYVITITYEDSVSSFIIITSDTATNDGQGEWLALIKQPADSAYKKSQHFSGGAKDIDFLILPVVKYDLAGVTFSMDLACLNSDGDSVNFILDCPDIYKDRMYNSYAAADSAKYQFAWNFGDTQDTIYALDTSHIYETLGAYTINLGYGFAGWYNFILPQITSQYLDICTGVTNINSDDIIIYPNPANDFIYIENAENTSVEIYNLLGAIVISKSITQNRELFSLDGLTKGSYLIKVTDSSGLINRKVVFIKL, from the coding sequence ATGAAAAAGGTTTCTATTTTATTCTTGTTTGTGTTTTGTGGCATGATAAGTTATGCACAGAACAATTTATCAGGACTTAGCAATATTGCTTTTTCCGAGATTAAATCTACATTACCTGATTCTCCTAAAACCGCACTGGATTTTACGGATACATTAATATATCCGATGTTTAAGGCGACTGATTTTTCATTTTTTTTGGTTGCTGATAATCCTTCATATTGTATTTCTGTGGGGCAGTATTTTGATTGTCCCCAGGCAGTTACTGTTAAGGGCGCTGTTTTTTATGGTGTTGCGTATATGGTGCCTACGGTTAATGTGACGGTTGAACTATTTTTGGCCGGGCCCGATTCATTACCCACAGGTACGGCTTTGGCATCCAAAACAATGTCCGTTGATTCTGTTCAGGCACATGTTCACAGGCTGGCCATGTTTGATACGCCTCAAGCGGTTACACAGCCATATGTAGTTACCGTAACATGTCCTTCCATTACTTTTCCTTTTATTATAGGAGCCAGCGATCCGGCAGCTAATGATGGCCAGGGAGAATGGCTTGCCGTTATCAAGCAATCCGGAGTTTGGAAAAAATCCAAACAATTTTCCGGTGGTGCAAAGGATTTTGATTTTTATATTGCCCCCGTGGTTGAATATGATATTGCTGATGTTACATTTTCGATGGACTCAACATGTATAACTGATGACGGGGAAATTATAGATTTTAATTTGATTAATTCAGGAATATTTCAAGAGAGGATGTATAATTATAATGCTGCCGTTGACTCTGCCATTTATCAGTTTGCCTGGAATTTTGGTGATACCGCCGATACCATATTTGGTATGGATACTTCGCATCAATATGCAGTAGCTTCTCCCTATGTTGTCAGGCTTGGTTATTATTACAGGGGCTGGTACAATTTTGTTGCCCCTGCTATTGTACAGAAAAACCTTCCCACATGCTTAACGCCGGATGTTTCAGATACCTTGCTTTATCCGGCATTCAAAACCACTTCCTATAATTATTTTGAAGTTACTTACGATTCATCAAAATGTATTTCGGTGGGGCAGTATTATAATTGTCCTCAGACACTTGATGTTATGGGTGTGGTTTTCTACGGCCTCTCTTACCCGGACTCAATTATTGATGTTACCGTTGAACTGTATCTGGCCGGGCCTGACTCTTTACCTTTGGGGCCGGCGCTGGTATCACAGACTTTTGAGGTTGACTCTTTTCAGGCACATGTTCACAGAGTGTTAATGTTTAGTACTCCCCAAACGGTAGATCAGCCTTATGTAATAACAATTACTTATGAAGATTCCGTTTCTTCATTTATAATTATTACCAGTGATACTGCAACTAATGACGGACAAGGCGAATGGCTTGCCCTGATTAAACAGCCCGCTGATTCAGCATACAAAAAATCACAGCATTTTTCGGGTGGGGCAAAAGACATTGACTTTTTAATTCTACCCGTTGTTAAGTATGACCTCGCAGGTGTTACATTCTCCATGGATCTTGCCTGTCTGAACAGCGACGGGGACTCTGTTAATTTTATTTTAGATTGCCCGGATATTTATAAAGACAGGATGTACAATTCCTATGCTGCAGCCGACTCTGCAAAATACCAGTTTGCATGGAATTTCGGAGACACACAGGATACTATTTATGCTTTGGACACTTCACATATTTACGAAACTCTTGGGGCATATACTATAAACCTGGGGTATGGATTTGCCGGATGGTATAATTTTATCCTGCCTCAAATAACATCACAATATCTTGATATCTGCACTGGTGTTACAAATATAAATTCTGATGACATTATAATTTACCCGAACCCTGCAAATGATTTTATATACATTGAAAATGCAGAAAATACAAGTGTTGAGATATATAATTTACTTGGAGCGATTGTCATAAGTAAATCCATCACACAAAACAGAGAGTTGTTTTCGCTTGACGGTTTAACCAAGGGGAGTTACTTGATTAAGGTAACTGACTCGTCAGGTTTGATTAATCGTAAGGTAGTTTTTATTAAGCTATAA
- a CDS encoding isoaspartyl peptidase/L-asparaginase produces MKKALLFSYVFLLTIFAHAQADTSSAQKYALVIHGGAGNITPDNISEEKEKAYTLALTKALLIGDSILKNNGTAMDAVEYVIRYMEDCPLFNAGKGAVYTSDGTIELDASVMDGKTSKAGAVAGVKTIKNPVSAARLVMEKTPHVFLIGSGADKFAADEGLDIVDSSYFYTEERWKQYKGKSSPENKKGTVGAVALDINGNLAAGTSTGGMSNKKYGRVGDSPVIGAGTYANNLTCAVSCTGHGEYFIRNVVAYDVSAIMQYAKLSLQEATETIILDKLKKQGAEGGLIGIDNKGNYVMIFNTAGMFRGYINSEGHKEVMLYGSN; encoded by the coding sequence ATGAAAAAAGCATTGCTGTTTTCATATGTATTTTTGCTGACAATTTTTGCTCACGCACAGGCCGATACATCTTCTGCACAGAAATATGCCCTTGTAATTCACGGAGGCGCAGGAAATATAACGCCTGATAATATCAGCGAAGAAAAAGAAAAAGCATACACACTGGCATTAACAAAAGCTCTGCTTATAGGGGATTCCATATTAAAAAATAACGGCACGGCTATGGATGCCGTAGAATATGTTATCCGCTATATGGAAGATTGTCCGTTATTTAACGCAGGCAAGGGAGCTGTTTATACCAGCGATGGCACTATAGAATTGGATGCTTCGGTAATGGATGGCAAAACCTCAAAGGCAGGTGCCGTTGCCGGAGTAAAAACAATAAAAAACCCGGTTTCTGCAGCGAGGCTTGTGATGGAAAAAACTCCTCATGTATTTCTTATTGGTTCTGGCGCAGATAAATTTGCAGCTGATGAAGGCCTTGATATAGTGGATTCAAGCTATTTTTATACAGAAGAGCGTTGGAAACAGTATAAAGGAAAATCATCCCCTGAAAATAAAAAAGGTACCGTTGGCGCTGTAGCGCTTGATATAAATGGCAATCTTGCTGCCGGAACGTCAACGGGAGGAATGAGTAATAAAAAATACGGGCGTGTGGGAGATTCGCCGGTAATCGGAGCCGGCACTTATGCAAATAATCTTACTTGTGCTGTTTCATGTACGGGACACGGTGAATATTTTATTAGAAATGTGGTGGCTTATGATGTTTCTGCTATAATGCAATATGCTAAGCTTTCTTTGCAGGAAGCTACAGAAACAATAATTCTGGATAAATTGAAAAAACAGGGTGCAGAAGGAGGTTTGATTGGAATAGATAACAAAGGAAATTATGTTATGATTTTTAATACTGCAGGAATGTTCCGGGGATATATTAATTCAGAAGGCCATAAAGAAGTTATGCTTTATGGAAGTAATTGA